One Actinosynnema pretiosum DNA segment encodes these proteins:
- a CDS encoding gamma-glutamylcyclotransferase family protein — protein MPLYAAYGSNMDPNQMKERAPYSPMAGTGWLVGWRLTFGGEDLGWEGALATIVEDPDSQVFCVLYDVSTLDESSLDRWEGALGLYKKIRLRVQTMEGSEVAWLYVLDAYEGGLPSARYIGVVADAAEAAGAPDDYVADLRVRPCRSVGPQGPQ, from the coding sequence GTGCCGCTCTATGCCGCGTACGGGTCCAACATGGACCCGAACCAGATGAAGGAGCGAGCCCCGTACTCCCCCATGGCGGGGACCGGCTGGCTCGTCGGATGGCGTCTGACGTTCGGTGGCGAGGACCTCGGCTGGGAGGGCGCGCTCGCCACCATCGTCGAAGATCCCGACTCCCAGGTGTTCTGCGTCCTCTACGACGTCAGCACCCTCGACGAGTCGAGCCTGGACCGCTGGGAGGGTGCCCTCGGGCTCTACAAGAAGATCAGACTGCGCGTGCAGACCATGGAGGGCTCCGAGGTCGCCTGGCTGTACGTGCTGGACGCCTACGAGGGCGGCCTGCCCTCGGCCCGGTACATCGGCGTGGTGGCGGACGCGGCGGAGGCCGCGGGCGCGCCCGACGACTACGTGGCCGACCTGCGCGTCCGCCCGTGCCGCAGCGTCGGCCCGCAGGGGCCCCAGTGA
- a CDS encoding NAD(P)H-quinone dehydrogenase, with protein MTRIVIMGGGPAGYEAALVAAQHGADVTVIEREGLGGACVLYDCVPSKAFIASAASRSAFRSAGELGIRTDDTEAAVELPVVHGRVKGLALAQSADVRARLQREGVRIIIGSAEFRDDERGLAQHRVLARTEDGSEEVLEADVVLIATGATPRVLPGAEPDGVRVLNWRQLYDLPELPEHLAVIGSGVTGVEFASAYTELGVKVTMVSSRDRVLPHEDADAAAVLEDVFAERGTAVVKHARADRVENTGDGVRIHLADGRVVEASHALMTVGSVPNTEGLGLDRIGVELGKGGYIPVDRVSRTTVPGVYAAGDCTGVLLLASVAAMQGRIAMWHALGEGVSPIKLKTVAANVFTNPEIATVGISQQAIDSGEVPARTVMLPLATNPRAKMEGLRRGFVKLFCRPATGVVIGGVVVGPTASELILPIALAVQNQLTVEDLATTFSVYPSLTGSITEAGRQLMRHDDLD; from the coding sequence GTGACCCGCATCGTCATCATGGGCGGTGGGCCCGCTGGGTACGAGGCGGCGCTGGTCGCGGCTCAGCACGGCGCGGACGTGACCGTCATCGAGCGCGAGGGCCTCGGTGGCGCGTGCGTGCTGTACGACTGCGTGCCGTCGAAGGCGTTCATCGCCTCCGCCGCCAGTCGGTCGGCGTTCCGCAGCGCGGGTGAGCTGGGCATCCGGACGGACGACACCGAGGCTGCGGTCGAGCTCCCCGTCGTGCACGGTCGGGTGAAGGGCCTGGCGCTGGCGCAGTCCGCGGACGTGCGGGCGCGGCTCCAGCGCGAGGGCGTGCGGATCATCATCGGCAGCGCCGAGTTCCGCGACGACGAGCGCGGCCTGGCGCAGCACCGGGTGCTGGCGCGGACCGAGGACGGGTCCGAGGAGGTGCTGGAGGCGGACGTCGTGCTGATCGCCACCGGCGCCACCCCGAGGGTGCTGCCGGGCGCGGAGCCGGACGGCGTGCGGGTGCTGAACTGGCGGCAGCTGTACGACCTGCCGGAGCTGCCCGAGCACCTGGCGGTGATCGGCTCGGGCGTGACGGGCGTGGAGTTCGCGTCGGCGTACACCGAGCTGGGCGTGAAGGTCACCATGGTGTCGAGCCGGGACCGCGTCCTGCCGCACGAGGACGCCGACGCGGCGGCCGTGCTGGAGGACGTGTTCGCCGAGCGCGGGACCGCCGTGGTGAAGCACGCGCGCGCGGACCGGGTGGAGAACACCGGCGACGGCGTGAGGATCCACCTGGCGGACGGCCGCGTGGTCGAGGCGAGCCACGCCCTGATGACCGTCGGCTCGGTCCCGAACACCGAGGGCCTCGGCCTGGACCGGATCGGCGTCGAGCTGGGCAAGGGCGGGTACATCCCGGTGGACCGGGTGTCGCGCACGACGGTGCCGGGCGTGTACGCGGCGGGCGACTGCACGGGCGTGCTGCTGCTGGCGTCGGTCGCGGCGATGCAGGGCCGGATCGCGATGTGGCACGCGCTGGGCGAGGGCGTGAGCCCGATCAAGCTGAAGACCGTCGCGGCGAACGTGTTCACGAACCCGGAGATCGCCACGGTCGGCATCAGCCAGCAGGCGATCGACTCCGGCGAGGTCCCGGCCCGAACCGTCATGCTGCCCCTGGCGACCAACCCGAGGGCCAAGATGGAGGGCCTGCGCCGCGGCTTCGTGAAGCTCTTCTGCCGCCCGGCGACCGGCGTGGTGATCGGCGGCGTGGTCGTGGGCCCGACGGCGAGCGAGCTGATCCTGCCGATCGCGCTGGCGGTGCAGAACCAGCTGACCGTGGAGGACCTGGCGACGACGTTCTCGGTGTACCCGTCGCTGACGGGCTCGATCACCGAGGCGGGCCGGCAGCTGATGCGGCACGACGACCTGGACTGA
- the glpK gene encoding glycerol kinase GlpK, translating into MTKYVAAIDQGTTSTRCMVFDHSGRVVAVDQKEHEQIFPKAGWVEHDAEEIWLNTRQVAAGALARADLNASDLAAVGITNQRETALVWDRTTGKPVYNAIVWQDTRTDRICAELGALGGGQERYRAKTGLPLATYFSGPKVKWVLDNVEGARERAEAGDLLFGNMDTWVLWNLTGGVQGGLHVTDPTNASRTLLMDLDTLDWDAEIAADMGIPLSMLPEIRSSSEVYSEVRTRGALEGVPIAGVLGDQQAATFGQACLSPGEAKNTYGTGNFLLLNTGTEKVMSENGLLTTVCYKIGDKAPVYALEGSIAVTGSLVQWLRDNLGMIGTAAEVEQHARTVEDNGGAYFVPAFSGLFAPYWRSDARGAIVGLTRFVNKGHLARAVLEATAYQSREVIDAMNADSGVPLKSLKVDGGMVVNELLMQFQADILGVPVIRPVVNETTALGAAYAAGLAVGFWESEDDIRQNWAQDKQWDPAMDDSLREKQYRSWKKAVTKTFDWVEDED; encoded by the coding sequence ATGACGAAGTACGTCGCCGCCATCGACCAGGGCACGACCTCCACCCGGTGCATGGTCTTCGACCACTCCGGGCGGGTCGTCGCGGTCGACCAGAAGGAGCACGAGCAGATCTTCCCGAAGGCGGGGTGGGTCGAGCACGACGCCGAGGAGATCTGGCTGAACACGCGCCAGGTCGCGGCGGGCGCGCTGGCCAGGGCGGACCTGAACGCCTCGGACCTGGCCGCGGTCGGCATCACGAACCAGCGCGAGACCGCGCTGGTGTGGGACCGGACCACCGGCAAGCCGGTCTACAACGCGATCGTCTGGCAGGACACCCGCACGGACCGCATCTGCGCCGAGCTGGGCGCGCTGGGCGGCGGGCAGGAGCGGTACCGGGCGAAGACGGGCCTTCCGCTGGCCACGTACTTCTCCGGGCCCAAGGTCAAGTGGGTGCTCGACAACGTCGAGGGCGCGCGGGAGCGGGCCGAGGCCGGGGACCTGCTGTTCGGCAACATGGACACCTGGGTGCTGTGGAACCTGACCGGCGGGGTGCAGGGCGGCCTGCACGTCACGGACCCGACCAACGCGTCCCGCACGCTGCTGATGGACCTGGACACCCTGGACTGGGACGCGGAGATCGCGGCCGACATGGGCATCCCGCTGTCGATGCTGCCGGAGATCCGGTCGTCGTCCGAGGTGTACAGCGAGGTCAGGACGCGGGGGGCGCTGGAGGGCGTGCCGATCGCGGGCGTGCTCGGCGACCAGCAGGCGGCGACGTTCGGGCAGGCGTGCCTCTCGCCGGGCGAGGCCAAGAACACGTACGGCACCGGCAACTTCCTGCTGCTCAACACGGGCACCGAGAAGGTGATGAGCGAGAACGGGCTGCTCACCACCGTGTGCTACAAGATCGGCGACAAGGCCCCGGTGTACGCGCTGGAGGGGTCGATCGCGGTCACCGGGTCGCTGGTGCAGTGGCTGCGGGACAACCTGGGCATGATCGGGACCGCGGCGGAGGTCGAGCAGCACGCGCGGACGGTCGAGGACAACGGCGGGGCGTACTTCGTGCCCGCGTTCTCGGGGCTGTTCGCGCCGTACTGGCGGTCGGACGCGCGCGGGGCGATCGTCGGGCTGACCCGGTTCGTGAACAAGGGGCACCTGGCGCGGGCGGTGCTGGAGGCCACGGCGTACCAGTCGCGCGAGGTCATCGACGCGATGAACGCGGACTCCGGCGTGCCGCTGAAGTCGCTGAAGGTGGACGGCGGGATGGTCGTCAACGAGCTGCTGATGCAGTTCCAGGCGGACATCCTCGGGGTTCCGGTGATCCGGCCGGTGGTGAACGAGACCACGGCGCTGGGCGCGGCCTACGCGGCGGGGTTGGCGGTCGGGTTCTGGGAGTCGGAGGACGACATCCGGCAGAACTGGGCCCAGGACAAGCAGTGGGACCCCGCGATGGACGACTCGCTGCGGGAGAAGCAGTACCGGAGCTGGAAGAAGGCCGTGACGAAGACCTTCGACTGGGTGGAGGACGAGGACTGA
- a CDS encoding MIP/aquaporin family protein — protein MTAGSIFVWETLGTALLILLGAGVVANVTLKDSLGKGGGWLLVNFGWGLAVFVGASVSAPSGAHLNPAVTLGLAAAGKTEWADVPVYFAGQMIGAMLGATLAWLAYKKQFDNHDDPAGTRGVFCTGPTVASAPWNVLTEVIGTFVLVIWILLSPGVELAADGTPNFGNSALGYAGVAFLVIGLGASLGGPTGYAINPARDLGPRIVYALLPIKGKGSAEWGYSWIPVVGPLIGGALAALLYLALPV, from the coding sequence ATGACCGCCGGTTCGATCTTCGTCTGGGAGACGCTCGGCACCGCCCTGCTCATCCTGCTGGGCGCGGGCGTCGTGGCCAACGTGACGCTCAAGGACTCGCTCGGCAAGGGCGGCGGCTGGCTGCTGGTCAACTTCGGCTGGGGTCTCGCCGTGTTCGTGGGCGCCAGCGTCTCGGCCCCCAGCGGGGCGCACCTCAACCCGGCCGTCACCCTCGGCCTGGCCGCCGCGGGCAAGACCGAGTGGGCCGACGTGCCGGTCTACTTCGCGGGGCAGATGATCGGTGCCATGCTCGGCGCGACGCTGGCCTGGCTGGCCTACAAGAAGCAGTTCGACAACCACGACGACCCGGCGGGCACCAGGGGTGTCTTCTGCACCGGGCCGACCGTCGCCAGCGCGCCGTGGAACGTGCTCACCGAGGTGATCGGCACGTTCGTGCTGGTCATCTGGATCCTGCTCAGCCCCGGCGTCGAGCTGGCCGCCGACGGCACCCCCAACTTCGGCAACTCCGCCCTGGGCTACGCGGGCGTGGCGTTCCTCGTCATCGGCCTCGGCGCCTCCCTCGGCGGCCCCACCGGCTACGCCATCAACCCGGCCCGCGACCTCGGCCCCCGCATCGTCTACGCGCTCCTGCCGATCAAGGGCAAGGGCAGCGCCGAGTGGGGCTACTCCTGGATCCCGGTGGTCGGGCCGCTGATCGGTGGCGCGCTCGCCGCACTCCTGTACCTGGCACTCCCGGTCTGA
- a CDS encoding glycerol-3-phosphate dehydrogenase/oxidase, with the protein MATRNPSRTSATGRLGPEDRERSWRRLGEETFDLVIVGGGVVGVGAALDAATRGLKVALVEARDLASGTSSRSSKLFHGGLRYLEQLEFGLVREALRERELMLTKIAPHLVKPVSFLYPLTNRVWERPYTAAGLLMYDTMGGARSVPGQKHLSRSGALRLAPSLKQDALIGGIRYFDAQADDARHTMMVGRTAAHYGAVVRSSTQVIDFLHESDRVSGVRVRDVEDGRETDVRAHAVINATGVWTDELQRLSGSRGRFRVRASKGVHIVVPRDRIVSETGLILRTEKSVLFVIPWRNHWIIGTTDTDWNLDLSHPAATKADIDYLLAQVNSVLATPLAHEDIEGVYAGLRPLLAGESESTSKLSREHAVARVAPGLVAIAGGKYTTYRVMGADAVNAASVDLPGRIQPSITDKVPLVGADGYHALVNQADHLAAEHGLHPYRVRHLLDRYGSLVHEVLALAADSPELLKPIPGSPDYLQVEVVYAASHEGALHLEDVLTRRTRISIEYPHRGVESAEAVAGLMAGVLGWDEAAIAREVEVYTARVEAERASQDEPSDQAADAVRAAAPEVRPELVEPVS; encoded by the coding sequence GTGGCCACGCGCAACCCGTCACGAACCTCCGCAACGGGCAGGCTCGGTCCCGAGGACCGGGAGCGGTCGTGGCGCAGGCTCGGTGAGGAGACCTTCGACCTGGTGATCGTCGGCGGCGGCGTGGTCGGCGTCGGCGCGGCCCTGGACGCCGCCACCAGGGGCCTGAAGGTCGCCCTGGTGGAGGCCCGCGACCTCGCGTCGGGCACGTCCAGCCGGTCGAGCAAGCTCTTCCACGGTGGCCTGCGCTACCTGGAGCAGTTGGAGTTCGGCCTGGTCAGGGAGGCGCTGCGCGAGCGGGAGCTGATGCTCACCAAGATCGCGCCGCACCTGGTCAAGCCGGTGAGCTTCCTGTACCCGCTGACGAACCGGGTGTGGGAGCGGCCGTACACCGCCGCCGGGCTGCTGATGTACGACACCATGGGCGGCGCGCGCTCGGTGCCCGGCCAGAAGCACCTGAGCCGCTCGGGCGCGCTGCGGCTGGCGCCCTCGCTCAAGCAGGACGCGCTGATCGGCGGCATCCGCTACTTCGACGCGCAGGCCGACGACGCGCGGCACACCATGATGGTCGGGCGCACCGCCGCCCACTACGGCGCGGTCGTGCGGTCGTCGACGCAGGTCATCGACTTCCTGCACGAGTCGGACCGGGTGTCCGGCGTGCGGGTGCGCGACGTGGAGGACGGCCGGGAGACCGACGTCCGGGCGCACGCGGTGATCAACGCGACCGGCGTGTGGACCGACGAGCTGCAGCGGCTGTCCGGCAGCCGGGGCCGGTTCCGGGTGCGGGCCAGCAAGGGCGTGCACATCGTGGTGCCCAGGGACCGGATCGTGTCCGAGACCGGGCTGATCCTGCGCACCGAGAAGTCCGTGCTGTTCGTGATCCCGTGGCGCAACCACTGGATCATCGGCACCACCGACACGGACTGGAACCTGGACCTGTCGCACCCGGCCGCCACCAAGGCCGACATCGACTACCTGCTCGCCCAGGTCAACAGCGTGCTGGCGACGCCGCTGGCGCACGAGGACATCGAGGGCGTGTACGCGGGCCTGCGACCGCTGCTGGCCGGGGAGAGCGAGTCCACGTCGAAGCTGTCGCGCGAGCACGCGGTGGCGCGGGTCGCCCCCGGCCTGGTCGCGATCGCGGGCGGCAAGTACACCACCTACCGGGTGATGGGCGCGGACGCGGTGAACGCGGCGTCGGTCGACCTGCCCGGCCGCATCCAGCCGTCGATCACCGACAAGGTGCCGCTGGTGGGCGCGGACGGGTACCACGCGCTGGTGAACCAGGCCGACCACTTGGCGGCCGAGCACGGCCTGCACCCGTACCGGGTGCGGCACCTGCTGGACCGGTACGGCTCGCTGGTGCACGAGGTGCTGGCGCTGGCGGCGGACTCGCCGGAGCTGCTCAAGCCGATCCCCGGCTCGCCGGACTACCTCCAGGTCGAGGTGGTGTACGCGGCCTCGCACGAGGGCGCGCTGCACCTGGAGGACGTGCTGACCAGGCGCACCCGGATCTCGATCGAGTACCCGCACCGGGGCGTCGAGTCGGCCGAGGCCGTGGCCGGGCTGATGGCCGGGGTGCTGGGCTGGGACGAGGCCGCGATCGCGCGCGAGGTCGAGGTGTACACGGCGCGAGTGGAGGCCGAGCGGGCCTCGCAGGACGAGCCGAGCGACCAGGCCGCCGACGCGGTGCGGGCGGCGGCGCCGGAGGTGCGGCCGGAGCTGGTCGAGCCGGTGTCCTGA
- a CDS encoding amidohydrolase — protein sequence MTILDSRPELPSEKGSEVLLTERGVSIAPVDDLGEGRGPSWLDDWLSANGSEVIAWRRHIHAHPELSRKEYRTTELIGDVLRSAGLKPRVLPGGTGLVCDVGSGPRCVALRADIDALPLRENTGAPYASEVDGVSHACGHDAHTTVLLGAALALASATELPGRVRLVFQPAEEIMPGGALDVLAAGGLDGVERIFGLHCDPRLQAGRIGTRVGAITSASDLLELRLTSPGGHTSRPHLTADLVHALGTVITGLPTLLSRRVDPRSGTVLVWGAVHAGEAANAVPQDGVLRGTLRTGDRDIWAELEPLVKELVSSLLAPLGVGFDLHHRRGVPPVVNDRESTMLLRAGIEAALGEDALAGTQQSSGGEDFGWYLEHVPGSFARLGVWDGEEPPRDLHQPTFNLDERALMVGVRVMVHTALAALA from the coding sequence GTGACGATCCTCGACTCGCGTCCCGAACTGCCGAGTGAGAAGGGCTCCGAAGTGCTGCTGACCGAGCGCGGGGTCAGCATTGCCCCTGTGGACGACCTGGGTGAGGGCCGAGGCCCCTCGTGGCTGGACGACTGGCTGTCGGCGAACGGGTCCGAGGTCATCGCCTGGCGGCGGCACATCCACGCGCACCCGGAGCTGTCCCGCAAGGAGTACCGCACCACCGAGCTGATCGGCGACGTGCTGCGCTCGGCAGGGCTCAAGCCCAGGGTGCTGCCCGGCGGCACCGGCCTGGTGTGCGACGTGGGCAGCGGCCCCCGGTGCGTGGCGCTGCGCGCCGACATCGACGCCCTGCCGCTGCGCGAGAACACCGGCGCGCCGTACGCGTCCGAGGTCGACGGGGTGTCCCACGCGTGCGGCCACGACGCCCACACGACGGTGCTGCTGGGCGCGGCGCTGGCGCTGGCGTCGGCCACCGAGCTGCCCGGCCGGGTGCGGCTGGTGTTCCAGCCCGCCGAGGAGATCATGCCCGGCGGCGCGCTCGACGTGCTCGCGGCAGGCGGCCTCGACGGGGTCGAGCGGATCTTCGGCCTGCACTGCGACCCCCGGCTCCAGGCCGGGCGGATCGGCACCAGGGTCGGCGCGATCACGTCCGCGTCGGACCTGCTGGAGCTGCGCCTGACCTCCCCCGGCGGCCACACCTCCCGCCCGCACCTGACCGCCGACCTGGTGCACGCGCTCGGCACGGTGATCACCGGGCTGCCGACGCTGCTGTCGCGCCGGGTCGACCCGAGGTCCGGCACGGTGCTCGTGTGGGGCGCGGTGCACGCGGGCGAGGCGGCCAACGCGGTGCCGCAGGACGGCGTGCTGCGCGGGACCCTGCGCACCGGCGACCGGGACATCTGGGCCGAGCTGGAGCCGCTGGTCAAGGAGCTGGTGTCGTCCCTGCTGGCCCCGCTGGGCGTCGGCTTCGACCTGCACCACCGCAGGGGCGTGCCGCCCGTGGTGAACGACCGCGAGTCGACCATGCTGCTGCGCGCGGGCATCGAGGCCGCGCTGGGCGAGGACGCGCTGGCGGGCACCCAGCAGTCGTCGGGCGGCGAGGACTTCGGCTGGTACCTGGAGCACGTGCCGGGCTCGTTCGCGCGCCTGGGCGTGTGGGACGGCGAGGAGCCCCCGCGCGACCTGCACCAGCCGACGTTCAACCTGGACGAGCGGGCGCTGATGGTCGGCGTGCGCGTCATGGTGCACACGGCGCTGGCGGCGCTGGCCTAG
- a CDS encoding M20 family metallopeptidase has translation MGTDFKKRTRSAVERHSDALVALSHSIHAEPELAFQEHRSAAKVADLLEGSGFEVERGTADLETAFTATCGSGDLVVALCAEYDALPEVGHACGHNVIAAASTGAGLALRDLADELGLTVKVIGTPAEEVGGGKVLMLERGAFDGVGLAMMVHPAPYEAVAARSLALTDLEVRYTGRPSHAAAAPHRGINAGDALTVAQVAIGLARQHFEPGQMISGVVTRGGAAPNIIPAHTSAVYDLRADDLDSLTGLEERIRNCFRAGAVATGCDHEVVQVSPPYAELTPDQWLADAYRRAATELGRNPMSPEEEQREKIGSTDMGNITRALPSIHPTIAIDCGDAVNHQIEFATACASASADRALLDGALALAWTAIAAASDADQRARLIAGAVGAS, from the coding sequence ATGGGTACCGACTTCAAGAAGCGCACGCGCTCGGCGGTCGAGCGCCACTCCGACGCGCTGGTCGCCCTGTCCCACAGCATCCACGCCGAGCCCGAGCTGGCGTTCCAGGAGCACCGCAGCGCCGCCAAGGTCGCCGACCTCCTGGAGGGCTCCGGCTTCGAGGTGGAGCGCGGCACGGCGGACCTGGAGACGGCCTTCACCGCCACGTGCGGCAGCGGTGACCTGGTCGTGGCGCTGTGCGCCGAGTACGACGCCCTCCCCGAGGTGGGCCACGCCTGCGGCCACAACGTGATCGCCGCCGCGTCCACCGGCGCGGGCCTCGCGCTGCGCGACCTCGCCGACGAGCTGGGGCTGACCGTCAAGGTGATCGGCACCCCGGCCGAGGAGGTCGGCGGCGGCAAGGTCCTGATGCTGGAGCGCGGCGCGTTCGACGGCGTCGGCCTGGCGATGATGGTCCACCCCGCCCCCTACGAGGCGGTGGCGGCCCGCTCGCTCGCGCTCACGGACCTGGAGGTCCGCTACACCGGCCGCCCCTCGCACGCCGCCGCCGCGCCCCACCGGGGCATCAACGCGGGCGACGCGCTCACCGTCGCGCAGGTCGCCATCGGACTGGCCAGGCAGCACTTCGAGCCCGGCCAGATGATCAGCGGCGTCGTGACCAGGGGCGGGGCCGCCCCCAACATCATCCCCGCGCACACCTCAGCCGTGTACGACCTGCGAGCCGACGACCTCGACTCGCTCACCGGCCTGGAGGAGCGCATCAGGAACTGCTTCCGCGCGGGAGCGGTGGCGACCGGCTGCGACCACGAGGTCGTGCAGGTCTCGCCCCCCTACGCGGAGCTGACCCCTGACCAGTGGCTCGCGGACGCCTACCGGCGCGCTGCAACGGAACTGGGCAGGAACCCGATGAGTCCCGAAGAGGAACAGCGGGAGAAGATCGGCAGCACGGACATGGGCAACATCACCCGCGCGCTGCCGTCGATCCACCCGACCATCGCAATCGACTGCGGAGACGCGGTGAACCACCAAATCGAGTTCGCTACTGCCTGCGCGTCGGCTTCCGCCGACCGCGCCCTGCTCGACGGGGCGCTCGCCCTCGCCTGGACCGCGATCGCCGCGGCGTCCGACGCCGACCAGCGGGCCAGGTTGATCGCCGGGGCGGTGGGGGCGTCGTGA
- the meaB gene encoding methylmalonyl Co-A mutase-associated GTPase MeaB, with amino-acid sequence MARRLTAAEYAEGVLGGSRAVLARAITLVESTRPDHRELAQELLVELLPRSGGAHRVGITGVPGVGKSTFIDAFGTMLTERGHRVAVLAVDPSSTRTGGSILGDKTRMARLSVDQRAFIRPSPTSGTLGGVAKATRESIVLVEAAGYDVVLVETVGVGQSETAVANMTDCSLLLTLARTGDQLQGIKKGVLELADVVAVNKADGEHALEARKAARELAGALRLLRAHDAPWHQPVLTCSGLDGTGLDEVWRQVEKHRAALEEAGLLARRRSDQQVGWAWAMVEDRVLGGLRADPGVRAEAPELELAVREGRLTATLAAERILELFTRR; translated from the coding sequence ATGGCTAGGCGGCTCACCGCGGCCGAGTACGCCGAGGGGGTGCTGGGCGGCAGCAGGGCCGTGCTCGCCCGCGCCATCACCCTGGTCGAGTCCACCCGGCCGGACCACCGCGAGCTGGCGCAGGAGCTGCTGGTCGAGCTGCTGCCCCGCTCCGGCGGCGCGCACCGGGTCGGCATCACCGGGGTGCCGGGCGTCGGCAAGTCCACGTTCATCGACGCCTTCGGCACCATGCTCACCGAGCGCGGCCACCGGGTCGCGGTGCTGGCCGTCGACCCGTCGTCCACCCGCACCGGCGGCAGCATCCTCGGCGACAAGACCCGCATGGCCCGGCTGTCGGTGGACCAGCGCGCGTTCATCCGGCCCTCGCCGACCTCCGGCACGCTCGGCGGCGTCGCCAAGGCCACCCGCGAGTCGATCGTGCTGGTGGAGGCGGCCGGGTACGACGTGGTGCTCGTGGAGACCGTGGGCGTCGGGCAGTCCGAGACGGCGGTGGCGAACATGACGGACTGCTCGCTGCTGCTCACCCTGGCCCGCACCGGCGACCAGCTCCAGGGCATCAAGAAGGGCGTGCTGGAGCTGGCCGACGTGGTCGCGGTCAACAAGGCGGACGGCGAGCACGCGCTGGAGGCCCGCAAGGCGGCCCGCGAGCTGGCGGGCGCGCTGCGGCTGCTGCGCGCGCACGACGCGCCGTGGCACCAGCCGGTGCTCACCTGCAGCGGGCTCGACGGGACCGGGCTGGACGAGGTGTGGCGGCAGGTGGAGAAGCACCGGGCCGCGCTGGAGGAGGCCGGGCTGCTGGCCCGGCGGCGCAGCGACCAGCAGGTCGGGTGGGCGTGGGCGATGGTGGAGGACCGGGTGCTCGGCGGGCTGCGGGCCGATCCGGGCGTGCGCGCGGAGGCCCCCGAGCTGGAGCTGGCGGTGCGGGAGGGGCGGCTCACCGCCACCCTCGCGGCGGAACGCATCCTCGAACTATTCACTCGCCGTTGA